In Thermoanaerobacterales bacterium, one DNA window encodes the following:
- the miaB gene encoding tRNA (N6-isopentenyl adenosine(37)-C2)-methylthiotransferase MiaB gives MRYHLVTFGCQMNEADSEVMAGLLDGMGYERTDDMRRADVVLLNTCCVRETAENKVWGLLGALKAVKARRPDMVIGVSGCMPQQAGMAEEICRRFPHVDLVFGTHNRHELPRMIEEVRAGRRPLHEVWEKADVIPEGLPVRRESGLRAWVPIIFGCNNFCTYCVVPYVRGRERSRRPEDIVAEITGLVARGYREVTLLGQNVNSYGKDLPDGVDFADLLMRLDHVEDLWRIRYTTSHPRDFSDKLIDTIARGEKVCEHFHLPAQAGSNRILKAMHRGYTREYYLGLVERIRRAVPGASITTDLMVGFPGETEEDFADTLDLVRRVRYDQAFTFVYNPRSGTPAAGLPGQVPREVKSRRIQELIALQKGISLELNRALVGRMVEILVEGASETNPGLLAGRTRTNKTVVFHGPGELVGRLVPVTVRAAHLTHLEGQVTENSET, from the coding sequence TTGCGCTATCACCTGGTTACGTTCGGCTGCCAGATGAACGAAGCCGACAGCGAGGTCATGGCCGGCCTGCTGGACGGCATGGGTTACGAGCGCACCGATGACATGCGGCGGGCGGACGTGGTGCTGCTCAACACCTGCTGCGTCCGCGAGACGGCGGAGAACAAGGTGTGGGGATTGCTGGGCGCCCTGAAGGCCGTTAAGGCGCGCCGCCCTGACATGGTTATCGGGGTGAGCGGCTGCATGCCGCAGCAGGCGGGCATGGCCGAGGAGATTTGCCGCCGTTTCCCCCACGTGGACCTCGTGTTCGGTACCCACAACCGGCATGAACTGCCCCGGATGATAGAGGAGGTCCGGGCCGGCCGCCGGCCGCTGCATGAGGTCTGGGAAAAGGCCGATGTCATCCCCGAGGGGCTGCCGGTGCGGCGCGAGAGCGGGCTGCGCGCCTGGGTCCCGATCATCTTCGGGTGCAACAATTTCTGCACCTATTGCGTTGTTCCTTATGTGCGGGGCCGTGAGCGGAGCCGTCGGCCGGAGGACATCGTCGCCGAGATCACCGGCCTGGTTGCCCGGGGCTACCGCGAGGTGACCCTGCTGGGCCAGAACGTCAACTCTTACGGTAAGGACCTGCCTGACGGGGTGGACTTCGCCGATCTGCTCATGCGCCTTGACCATGTCGAGGACCTCTGGCGCATCCGCTATACGACATCCCACCCGCGGGACTTCTCGGACAAGCTGATCGACACCATCGCCCGGGGCGAGAAGGTCTGCGAACACTTTCACCTGCCGGCGCAGGCCGGGTCCAACCGCATCCTGAAGGCCATGCACCGCGGCTACACCCGGGAGTATTACCTGGGCCTGGTAGAACGCATCCGCCGTGCCGTACCCGGGGCGAGCATCACTACCGACCTTATGGTCGGTTTCCCCGGGGAAACAGAGGAAGACTTCGCGGACACCCTCGACCTGGTGCGGCGGGTACGCTACGACCAGGCCTTCACCTTCGTCTACAACCCGCGTTCGGGAACGCCGGCCGCCGGGCTGCCCGGCCAGGTCCCACGGGAGGTAAAGAGCAGGCGTATCCAGGAGCTGATCGCGCTGCAGAAGGGGATCAGCTTGGAACTGAACCGCGCCCTGGTGGGCCGGATGGTCGAGATCCTGGTCGAGGGGGCGAGCGAAACAAACCCCGGCCTTCTCGCGGGCCGCACGCGCACCAACAAAACCGTCGTTTTCCACGGCCCCGGTGAATTGGTCGGGCGCCTGGTGCCGGTGACGG